Sequence from the Sardina pilchardus chromosome 15, fSarPil1.1, whole genome shotgun sequence genome:
tctcctcctcaattTTCTTCTGAATCTCCtcgtcagtcagctgtttgatCTTCTCAAACTTGGACTTCAGGTTCTTGGCTTGAATGGAACCAGTTCGCTTCAGCTTTGTGAGCTCTGCGTACTCGGCACTCACCGTGTCCGTGCTTTCGTTCACCACATCCTTCAAGAAATCCAATAAGTCATTAAGAATGGTTAAAGTACTATAATCGACCCCATGTGTGTCATTCTATAAAATGTTTTCAACATACTGCTTTAATAACATAAAAAGACCATTAATTATTGTCAATTGGCATAATTTGATGCAACTCGCTGAGCATTGCATTAAGAATACTAAACTAAAAGTTTGGAAATAGTTGTTATATATGGTTGTTACGTAGTTACAATAGTAACAATAGTTGTTACGATGTTAGAGCATTGTCAGAGCTAACagacctcctccatctcttgtcGGAGCTGTTCAAACTCCAACTTCTCCATCTCCATTTTCttccgcctctcctcctccttgcgTTTCCTCTCGGCCTCCTCTTTCATCTTCAGCATCTCCTCGAAGTTGATCTCCAGCCTCCCAGGGTGCAGGGCTTCCTGAGATGTTGTCTTCATCAGACCCCCGTCATCATCGTCCTGTGCCTGTTGAGACAAACAGCCAGCCACTGCATAACCCCCTAGTCTTATTGGCACTACAGGTCTTATATCTATGTATTATGTATTAGTCTGAAAGTCTGGTGATTTCAGCATGTAATGAATATGGCTGGTGATAGCGTAGCAAGCTTTTGGCTCTAAGCAcaacaagacatacagtacatatacaacATCTATACATTTGACAATATACAAATACATGCATGTAGCCTGGAAGCCAGCCTGAATATAACCCCGCCCCCGCCCCGAAATTCGGTCTGCCTGCATGAAAACTGGGTGACCAATCAAATCTGGGCGGGCGTTATACGATGATGAATAGATGAGCAACAGTGCCTTGTCATTAACGTCAGCTTCGATTGATTTTGTTTGCAACAAAAAGGCTGTCTCTGGAAAGAGTGTAAAGGTTCACATATTCATACCGAACCGTTTGGGTACCATTTGGGTacattaggttcaatacagatGTGTATTGAATGTACCTAATGCAGTCTTCAACAGGCTTTATTGCTTGCGGACCTTGTTTCTAATTTGAGTTCCCACACAAACAATAATTAGTGGACCATGTGTCAGTTTAGCCATTTCAGGTAAAAAAACCCCATCTTTTCAAAAGACGTTTTTTACATCCTTTTGTATGTAAAACACCTTTTCAAAAGACTATTCCAACTGTGCATAAAAAATATTTGAAGTGAATTTTAGGTTAGCAGTACCTACAGGCTTACTATaccgaaaaaaaacaaactgattTCAAAATCGAGATACACACTGAACCTTGATTTTTGTGTAACTTTACAGCCCTAGCTGCTTGAGAGCCTAGATGTTATGATGTTGCTATCTCGTctgttgtagcctacacaatatTGACAATCTGAAAACAGCGAATAAGGCATTTCTCGAGAGGAAGGATGTTTTGGCTGTTCTCCTTACAGGATTCACGGTAGGCTATTTCATTGCTAGCtcattgctctgattggttaggtctatccaattgtgtgcagagGCATTTTTTCCCCCAAGTTGAAACGCCTCATAATCACGTCCCATGGTGAAGTATCGGACTCAAATTCTAAACAGAATTGTTTCTGGCTATGTCAGGCTAACATGCATGCACTCTTTGGAGCTTTAGGTAACAAAGCAAAGGCCTCTCTTGAAGATGTCTTACAATTGGCCAAGGTTTTGTAAAAACATCCTAATTTGAGTTCAAGAAATGTGAGCCTTAAAATAGGAATAGCAGTCAATTCGAATGTGAAATGGAAAGTGTCTTACTTCTCCATCTCCATATGAAGTCATTGACCTTTCCTGATCCCCTCCTGGGCTCTTCAAAAACACAATTTGCACAACAATGAAGCGTTGAACGTATACCATTTGAGCACATTAGagttaaaatacaaaacactTGTTGTGTTGATATTTGAAGTCAGACTTCATTAGAATTGCATTAGAAACTGTGGACCTGGGTGATCAAACTGTTAGCTCAGGGGGATTGATCTGTTTTTGATCTGTGCTCAGATGATATTAGAATAATAAGCAAGACTGCATGCAATGTTTTGCCAGACACTTGCCAGCTACATTGTTATTGAGTTAATTCAACTGTTAGTTTAATTAAGCATCACATAAAATGACACATGAAATGCTGACTCAACTGACATGGAAGCAAAATGAGGTGAGATGGAGACATGTGCTGGTACTGCAGGGTCTATTTTCCCATTTGTTAGAAATTAGTATTGGACATGTGGCAGGCCTGATTCATGCTGACATGTTGTGGGACACACgcccatttgtttttgttttttgttttgtttttgtttttggttctTCTTTGTtgcctcccccccacacacacatacacccacacaccctacCATGTTCTTGCGAGCCTCGGCAAAgagcttcttctcctcctccaagcGGCgcttggcctcctcctccttccttttctgctcctcctccctcctctgcctctccagcTCCTCAAAGCTGATGCCCAGCTTCCCTGGTTTGGCACCCTCAGCATTGATCATGGCCAGCAagacatcatcatcctcatctagGATCtatgaaaaaaagacagatgtACAGAGTCAGTCATCTTGTTATTTGCTGTCTGTCAATATAGTTAATTCAGCCTTATGCCAGAAATGTGCTGTAATACTCAAAAAACTTAACAGGCACTACATTGCATATTTTATTCTATAGGAAAGGCAATCAGAAAAGTTAAAGATACTGTAAGCTATTCTGGTTGACGTCACATTTGTTGATATCAGAGAGTAAGCtcacccctccccttcccctccccaaaactccccttcccctccccaaaACTCGACGCCTTTAGGTGATTGACTGGAACAGCTTGTTACGTTGCTGTGGCTGTGTATGAAGACCTTTTTTTTGTACTCACAAATTGGACAGCTAGCAGATATTTGCTAAATGACACGAAAAGTGTTACGGGTCAGAAATTGCTTAGAAACATAACACTGACCATGCTCTTCCTAGCCTCGGCaaaagctctcctctcctcctccatccgtCTCTTGGCCTCCTTCTCGGCCCGCTTGCgttcctcctccactctttgCCTCTCCAGCTCCTCGAAGCTCAGTCTCAGCTTGCCTGGCCTGATCTCCTCCTTGTCCCCGTGGTCATCTTGCATGCTTTCCTCATCATCATCCCCCTGAACAAATCAACAATGCAACTATAACTATATAAAATACACGCTAGATATCATTTATCATATTCATTGTGACAAGTTAGAAGCACATTGCATTGAGTTCTTGTGCCAGTTCTTTTGGCTTGTCCGCTTGGCACGTCCAGCCATCTGTTCATTTCTAGGGCTGTGCAGTTAATCACAATTTGGACCATTTGAAATCAGAATTAGCAAAGGCAGCAATTAATCGTGCAGTTCATAATTCTGCCCCTATGATTGATCTTGACTCATCTACAATGTTAATATTCCTGTCGTCCTCTTTGTGTGACACACAGTGAAACTCACTgaactgaagcttgactttccAAAATGATGTCGCAAATCAAATCGCAATTGCAATATCTGCCAGAAAAATGATCATTTCACATTTTCCCCAAATTGTACAGTATCGCTTCTGTGTTCATTACCATTTGGGACTTGGCCTCTTCAAAggctttcttctcctccagcaggCGCCGCTTGGCCACCTCCTCAGCCTGCCTCTTCTGCTGCTCCTGCcgctccttctccagctcctcgaACGTCATCTTCAGCTTGCCAGGACacacctgctccctctctctgggctgCGCATCCTcctcctgggagagagagatcacagaaCAGATTTATGGAGATACTGTCGAACATTAGCTGTACTCTTGGATGTGACAAAAAGTGATGATGAAGGAAATTAATTACTCCAGTAATCTGcctttccaaaacactataAGTACAAGACTAGAATAACATGAAATACAAATCGTCCTTTCTACTGACAGTTTATTGTTCTTTCTAATACAATAATGGAAAAAGAACTGAGAGAACACACATTCCAACTAAGGTGCTTGTTAGgatgctatactgtatatcataagCTACAGTGGACATCTGACAGCAGAAACGTTACTTTCTGCTGCAATACTTTGGAAGTCCTGCAAAATGTTGATTATTTTCTTCCTAACGCATTGTAGACAAGAAAAAGGCTTTCATGGGATCTGTTTCTGTACCTGTGGGGCCATGGAGCGGCGCTTGACTTCACGGAAGGAGCGCCTGTTCTCGTCatatctcttcttcttctcctcctcggccttcttcttctcctcttcctcacggcTCTTCTCCATGTCCTCGAAGTTCATCTTAATCTTACCTGGAGGCTTGAATGGCTTGGCTGGGACCACTCGCACCAGGATGGTGTCGTCTCCTTCCTGTAAAGTAGAGTGTGTCTTATGACAGCCACAGCAGTGTGTCATTCTTGGAGGAATTTGCAAAGCGTTCTCATTCTTtcctcttcaaacacacacacacacacacacacacacacacacacacacacacacacacacacacacatacatacacacacacacacacacactcatcacaaaATCTACAAGCTCACTATAacaacacatagacagacacacaatcacaacaacaacagtatacACGGTATCTCTATCtgttatacacacaaacacacacacacacacacacacacacacacacacacatacacacacacacacacacacacacacacacacacacccacacccacacacacaaatttctAGATAAGATTACTCGGTGTCTAAGGAGGACATTCCTTTGGCCTCTTTGGCTACCATTTGCACTGGGTCAGTGTGAGATAGGGAGTTCTAATTCTGTCCGTAAGTGCGGAGGGACTGTGGCCAGTTTCGTCAGACTGCGGTGTGGGAAAGACTTTCCAGTCTGCCACGTCGACGTTGGACACGCTTGCCAACTTCCTCTGTTTTGTCTCTGGCACTTTAATGTGTGTCAGTGCCCAGTTGACAGAGTTAACACCTTACAAAATCAACTGCACCCTGCATGTCCTACTGTGCAAATAAAATGACAAGATTAAATGCATCGTTGATGGGGATTGAGTGCATTTAACCCCAGAGCTCCAGTGATCTATATTAATAGAGGACGGTCAACTGTTCACTAATGGCACATTCAGCGTCATGTTCCCTTTTTGGACTGTGAGATGGAGATAGTGGCTCTGCTGAGGTGAACGAGCTGAACACTGAACGGGCCCGATAGACGTCAGATCTCACCTCCTCTGCCATCTGACCTATTGTACTGGTGTTAGGGTATCGTATTCAGCCTACTGTGTATTGTctgaaatgtactgtaggaaAAGTAGACTACAGGTAACAATTTTAGGGATCCAGAGAATGCATCCTTAGTTACCCAAACTGATTCATGGGAGATGATACTGTAGATTGGTCAATGGACACCAAGTGCCTAGATCAACAGTGGCGCCACACGCTTGTCTTCTGCCATTCTACTCCAGTTCAGGATTTAGGCTCAGCCTACACATACGGTAGAGCTTTCAACTGTTACTTAAAATAACTCATCAGGGTGTTTGCTGCGGATTACCTGAATCATTACTGATTCATGGAACAAGATTCACCCCACGGGGGGGCAGATCATTGACCTTTGCATGCTGAATCTGTACTGCCTCTGCCCTTCActaccatacacatacacagacaaacacacatacacacagacaaacaaacacacacacacacacacaaacagacaaacacacccacgcatACACATTGTCCTCCAGCTTTTGGCATCTTACCTCCTCGGCCTTCTTGGCCAGCTCTTTCTGGATCTTTGCCTTCTCCAGGGTTTCCTGAGCGACgcgtttcttcctctcctcctctgtcctcttcctctccacctcttgCCTCTGTTTCTCCATCTCAGCAAACTTTCCCTTCACGCTGCCTGCGGAAGCACATGGCCACCCTCCTGTGAGTCGCTGTGACCTTAAAGCtgctacgtttttttttttactgccctGTCCAGAACTCCTACTCCATTCTAGGTCAAATCTCCGGGGTCAACCCTACCTGTGATCTTGGGGACATACgatttctctagttttgccggtTTCACGTCCTCCTCATCGCTGGATGCCAAGAGCTCTTTTATCTGCAACAGATCGGACGGTGAGAGTGCCGTGAGGTTACGGTTTATCTGGGATCATCTGCCTTGCACAGTTGCTAGCTCAGGAGCCATGCTGGTACCAGCAAGCCCGACCGCCTAATCCCCATAAGGGAGGCATCACGTGACCTTGAAGGAAACTGCTGATTGGGTATATCTCCTGTGACATGGTAAGGGATCAACAGGCATGCAGACGAGCAAGACAAGACAAAGTGGACATCCGGTTGATGAGCGACAATCATTATGCAAAAGACAGCAATTACATCACAACTGTACTCTTGAAGAAGCAAAGTCTTCCATTTTAGGTATGAATCTATTACACATATAAAtaatatacatataaataattacatatcAATATAAATGTCAATATATGTACACATATTCAATGTAAAACAAAATCATTATGAATAGATTAACTGTCACTTGTATAGATCAATGTACAGAAATCTACCAGGGGTATGAATGGCCCTATGAATGACTGCTAAGAAAACGTCAGGCTGGCCAATGTGAGGTGAGGTGAATGCTGACCTCCTGTTTGCGGCGGTTATACTCTCTCTCCTTGATGTACTGCTCCTTCCTCTTAGCCTGCTCGTCCTGGTTCCTTGCCCGGCTGCGCTCCTCCCTGGCCTTCTGCATGGCCTCAAACTTGTTCTTCACGTCTCCTTTCCCAATCTTTGGCACGTAGCTCCTCTGCACGGGCTTACCGGCTTTGAAGAGTTTCttcaatgtgagtgtgtgtgtgaaagagagagagagagagaggggggggggggagtcactTACATGGAATGGACACAGAGATTAGACAGTGCAACTGAGAAATATAAAAGAAGTATTCTGATGTTTGACTTTTGGACATGGATATGGATGCTCATGTTCGTGTACCTCTTGTTTTAGCTGCACTTCATTTACATCGTCGTCCTCCTCACATACGATATCGGCAATATTCTTTATGTCTGTCATGCTGGCGTCCCGCGGAGCTCTTCCTTCTCTGGCTCCTTTCCTGCTCCTCGTCCGTTTGGTTTCAGTTGCAGCGTCTGTGTGACTATCAGTTTTCTGTTTGTCCTCATCCATGCTCTCAACTCCATTCATAGTTGGTGTCTCAGGTTCCTTTGCATCACCATTCATACTCGCCTCATTGTTTACCTTTTCAATATCAGCACTGCTTTGTACATCCTTCATGTTAGcatcctcactcacactctctgcaTCTATCTTGACATCCTGCACAGCCTCTACATCCTCACTTTTGACTGTGTCAGGCTTTTCCTCTTCCATTGCACTCTTATCCTCCTTGGCCTCATCTACTGTCGTTGTGTTGTCAGTGGAGCTTTGGACCTCCTCTTTGATTTTTTCTTCTacttcctcctcttcagtgTGAACCTCATCTTCCTCGGTGTgaacctcctcttcctcggtgTGAACCTCCTCTGTGTCGTTCATGTTATCAACAGTCTCCATAGTTTCCAGGTTGGTCATGCTCGCCACTTCAGCCATGGTTGCTCCCCTTCACACTCAGTGACGCAGCCCACTTTCAAATTCCTTGTATTGGAGGCTGTATGGACAGAGCACATAGATAAACATAAGTCTGCATGTCAAAGTAATGTTTAAGAATATTCAATCTCCAAGCCTTAaagagtgtaggcctacaactttgGATTCAACAGGGGAgtgtattgtaaatgtaaaccccagctcaaaagaaaaaaaaggcattgGTATTAATTGCAGTCTTGCCtgcatttctttttattttgtcaAGTGAATTCCATTACGACcacttaaaggtgctctaagtaATGTAGCGTGGTTACTACGctacaacatttttatcacatacagcaaacatctcctcaGCTACCTTCAAGCCAATCActaatgaaaaatgcattcatgCTGGACGGGAGGGAGGGGCGAGCTAGCTCTCTGATTTGCTTGAAATTACCCAACCATACTTAGAGAACCTTTagagggatattccaccatttggggaattaagctcattttccacctcccctcgagcaaaacaatttgCAAACGTaccagtgatatcacgcagcacctgaaaataatccccataggcaacaagcagtagtagtgcatgatatcactgcacccatagtacgtttgcaactttccttgattattatgccagaatgagagtatagtttcatgtcaaatcagcctagaaaatcgccaggtttcattttcagtttgtcttattgccctttctaatttgaaaaaagactgtgatgctagcaggcgagatgctaatggtctaaaccgattcaatgatctatgataggctggagctaaaagttgtatcgccagactcacagaatggctggatgaacgggaaaaagataaatataaattgttttgctcaaggggaggtggaaaatgagcttaattccccaaatggtggaatatccctttaaccctaAAAACAAGAACTATATCCTTCTGAACTGTATTcatctatatacagtatttaggctattccttaattttttctttttacccTGTTATTGTGTCTTCAAAACAACATGGCGGCCCCTTGGCCTATCCTGTGGGAGCCATTGCTGAGAGTGAGGGAGGCGGCTGCCCTGAGCCACACTACAATGTCCAGACCCTAATTATAACCCACTTCTGTGTTTCAGAACATGTGACCTGAGCTATTTTGGATCAGAGATACGTGGTAGGACAGAGAGGGGGTCAGCACCACATGTCGGTCAACAGACTCCCCACAAAAGTGCCAAGAGATTCTTGCTGCCAGGGCTATTGGTCTGCAGGGCCAGTCTCAGAGCTGTAAAGACATATTTACTCTACTGTTCGGTTACTGTACTACTTAATTTCTCACAGAGACCACCTTTTACCGTGAACCTACCAAACATTCAATTGTGCTGCTGTAGTAGTATTAGGGGATGTCTACTGTAGCTGTCAAAATGCTGGGTGAGCTATAGACCTTTTTGCCCCTGATGAACTTAACATCACTGAGCTGTATCATGTTCCCAACACTTGCTGTGCTTAAAGTACTTTCTTCCAGCCAAATCCAAGGGCATAGCATAAAAGGAGACAGCACTACTTTATAAAAATGGTTCGGTgttataaatagttgagtagtaaCAACTTACTTTTTAAACCCCATTGTTTAATAGGTTCTTTCATCATCTGATATACATTGCTTAATTTCTTTCCAACCCTGGAATGCTTAGACATGGCACCAACAATAGATGATTCACACAATGCCATGTGTATTGCATGGCATGGCACCACCTCTAAGACCAGGAGACAGTCACTGATCTATTTCTGTTGACACTGATAATACTCTAGGAATAAACTAAAGACAGTTGAGATTACCCCTTTCACTGTTTTGGTGGTCTTGCTCTAGGTTTCAGACAACATCTTGCAAAACCACTACAAATTCTTAGATTTTCAGAAACCAATGGAAGTTGGATCGCTGCCTACATGACTACATGACTTGGTCACTGTTTCATATACCTGAAACAAAAGACGAAATAGCCCAAATCCAAAAGGTCTAATTTTCACTGCTGAATTTGATTGTATATGTTTTTGATTAGTGTTGAATATGTCTTTCTGTTGATCTATTTCActttaacatatcataacataGGCTACAACTTGGCATAAAACCACTAACCAGCGTTGGGCCTAGATTAGCCTAACTTTAACTGCCATATGAATCATGGATAACCTACTCCTAATATAGGCCCGGTCAAATGTCTACCTATTTATGGTAGACATTATTCAGATGACATGAATATGGAAAACAATTACAAGAGATTACAgtcatatagcctaggctacattctcAAACTATTAAGATGACTataatcaataaataaaataaatagtttCTTAAAAATATGTTCTTGGGACGGAACATCTGAGTTTTGTCCAATGCATAGCAAAACCTCTTATTACTTTTAAAAGGAAGAATACTAAAGCCATGTTGCCAAAAGTAGGTTAGGCTACATGGCAAAGCCTACAGGCTTGCCTGCCCTGCCCATTTCACTGTGATGAATTAGTATCCCAATTAATTCGAGCACTTGTCATTTTATGCATTGTCATAGTTAGTACTTAGTTGTTATTCACTTAAGCCAAGTAGGCCTTCACTGTTCCTTAGTGTAACAGGTGAAACATGCAGGTGCATTTTTATAATGGCACATTATCACACGAAAAAAAAACGTTGGAAATGAAATTACCTCCTTCAGAGTAATATCCCACTTCTTTCTCTCATAGAAATCTCAGGTTATATCGACGGATAAAATGCCACACGCAAATCAAAATTCCCAAATGTGTGGAGGCAGTCGTGTCCGGCTCCCTCTACGGGGACGCAAAGTCGAATGGGTGAAGTTACGTAGGGGTAAGCAGTATCCATAAAAGTGCTGTTCCTCTCGCCGGTTACCGCATTCCAGGCGGGCCTTCGATAGCCTCAGCTGTTCCAGCACACACGCATGGTCTTTCCGATTCCTTCTTTGAGCGTCTTTAATAGACATGCTTCATAATTTTCTCAGTAAACTAAAACGGCATGGGTGCAACAAGGACACAAATATCCCTTTGGATATCGTTATTTCAATATATCATAGCCTACGTTTGGGTTATTCTTAATTGATGCTTCAAGGAAAGGACATGAAACAGTAGGTGTTACATGTGATATTTATGAAATACATCTTTGATTAACCGCATGTGATGGACCATGCTTTTCAAAATAAACAAGCATCCTCAAACAACTCAAGGAGCTATGGCGGGGTCATTATCAGCAGCCGTCCAACAGCCGGGATATGTTTGTCCCCTCTTAACAGGCCAGTGGCCCAGTTCTTTTTTCACACGGGCCTGTGTAGCTCTGATAACCACTGTCTGGAATGGGAAGTCTATGGAATTATTCAGAGGGCATGGCCTCGCATGCCTGCAAATGCCATTGTTATTGTCACAGTCTTCCAGTCAAATAGTCAACTTAGTAGCCTAACCTAAGTGCAGCTGTTCTCCAGTTTGTATAGAAAATTCTAGTTGCCTAATTATAATATCTATGTGGTCACCTGTTTTCAAGGGTTGTCCTTTCACTGTGTAGGCTAATGTCCTTTTGTGAGTAGGCTAATACTCTCGGGCTTTCCCGTGTATGGAACATTGTTGTTCATAACCTTTTTCCAGCTCTGATATGACCTGTCTCTTCTCCCTGGGGgagcctaggcctacagtacgttTCACACAGTGGAATTGTGCATTTGCGTTGCTATGTTTCTCAAAACAATACTTACAACTGTCCTGCTGAGCTGAGACCAGTTGTCTGACAATATCTGCTGTGTATCTAAGTGTCTTTAGGTCTTGACTCTTGACTGCCAATAATAAACACTTGTGAACAAAACTGATCTTCTTAACCGTAAGAACAAGGAGTTTTCCAAAACACACAACTTTGGTAAAGGACTGCATCTTTTTAAACAGGCTTCAAAAAAACCCACCACACATGCCAATGTAGTGCTCTGGCACAGTGTAACATGAGAGGAAACCCAGCATGCACCTCTTTCAACCGGGCCACTAGGAAACTGATGCTGTCACAGGCTCGGTGCCAGGGGGGGGCCATAGGGGTCCAGGCCCCCCCAAACAGGTCTCTGTGCCCCCCCAAACAGAGTGCTCTGTAGTagatattttgcagtattttgccccctccccccgacaGGTGCCCCCCCGTCGATGCTCATAGCCCCCCCACTCGTTGCTCTCTGGCTCCGAGCCTGTGCTGTCATTGGACAACATGTAGTGatactcatacagtatatggcagaTATCACAAATCTTTGTAACATAATCCAAAGAATACTTGTGAGACAGAAAAAATATTGATGGATTTGGATTTGACATGGATTTGTTTTGGTCTTTCACCAGTCACCACTGACTACCAGATATGGCCATTGTAATTGATCTGGGATAACAAGGGCAAAGACTGGACACATTCCACTGTAAATATAACTTTGAGAATATTTCACATTAAATGGGGTCATGTCCTTGCATGGGTCAGCATTAGGTCTATAGTTCCCTGTATTCCCAAGGCCAGAGTGGAGTGTCCTGCCTTCGGGAGGCTAgttggtgtgtctgtgcttctgtgtgtacgagtgtgtgtgtgggggggtggtgtgtgtgtgtgtgtgtgggggggggtgttggtggtgtgtgtgtgtgtgtgtgtgtgtgtgtgtgtggaagggtggggggtggtggtggtgtggggggtgggggggggggagacgctGGGGTTGCTTCCAGATCTCCGGCCACAATAACGGAGCTCTCCTGAAATAGCCCCCCCACCTGTGTCCTCTGCTCAACGCCAAGGAGACAGCTCGCCCAAGTGGGGACCTTCCTGGGCCTCAGCTGCCGCCGACGGGCCCTCACACCTCTCCAGCCAGCCACCAAGTGTCAGCGCTCATCAGCCTGTCTCTGCCCTGCTCGCTGGGGGAGGGACCCTGACTGCCCCATCATCGTTCCCGAGGCTCACATGTAAATACCTCCCCATCCACAAATAAGAACACTGACGATCATGCACTGTATGTACATCCAATAAGCATCTTCTCTAGTTAGCTATTACTGTGCGACACCCAATTGAAATGTCACCTTATTCCTGAGAGTGGATGACTAATTACTTTGTCAGAATAA
This genomic interval carries:
- the nexn gene encoding nexilin isoform X4, which encodes MAEVASMTNLETMETVDNMNDTEEVHTEEEEVHTEEDEVHTEEEEVEEKIKEEVQSSTDNTTTVDEAKEDKSAMEEEKPDTVKSEDVEAVQDVKIDAESVSEDANMKDVQSSADIEKVNNEASMNGDAKEPETPTMNGVESMDEDKQKTDSHTDAATETKRTRSRKGAREGRAPRDASMTDIKNIADIVCEEDDDVNEVQLKQEKLFKAGKPVQRSYVPKIGKGDVKNKFEAMQKAREERSRARNQDEQAKRKEQYIKEREYNRRKQEIKELLASSDEEDVKPAKLEKSYVPKITGSVKGKFAEMEKQRQEVERKRTEEERKKRVAQETLEKAKIQKELAKKAEEEGDDTILVRVVPAKPFKPPGKIKMNFEDMEKSREEEEKKKAEEEKKKRYDENRRSFREVKRRSMAPQEEDAQPREREQVCPGKLKMTFEELEKERQEQQKRQAEEVAKRRLLEEKKAFEEAKSQMGDDDEESMQDDHGDKEEIRPGKLRLSFEELERQRVEEERKRAEKEAKRRMEEERRAFAEARKSMILDEDDDVLLAMINAEGAKPGKLGISFEELERQRREEEQKRKEEEAKRRLEEEKKLFAEARKNMAQDDDDGGLMKTTSQEALHPGRLEINFEEMLKMKEEAERKRKEEERRKKMEMEKLEFEQLRQEMEEDVVNESTDTVSAEYAELTKLKRTGSIQAKNLKSKFEKIKQLTDEEIQKKIEEERARRKAVDLEIKEREAERFQEDEEENRHDAAKEMDAPFKQKVDMRARFEQMAKAREEEERRRIEEQKLQRMQFEQQEIDAALQKTKDDEDEEEGSIINGSAAYDDEEDHARSGAPWFKKPLKNQSVVDAEPVRFTVKITGEPKPEVTWWFEGEQLPDSEDYQYIERGETYCLYLPETFPEDEGEYMCKAVNSRGTAASTCILTVETEDY
- the nexn gene encoding nexilin isoform X2, with protein sequence MAEVASMTNLETMETVDNMNDTEEVHTEEEEVHTEEDEVHTEEEEVEEKIKEEVQSSTDNTTTVDEAKEDKSAMEEEKPDTVKSEDVEAVQDVKIDAESVSEDANMKDVQSSADIEKVNNEASMNGDAKEPETPTMNGVESMDEDKQKTDSHTDAATETKRTRSRKGAREGRAPRDASMTDIKNIADIVCEEDDDVNEVQLKQEKLFKAGKPVQRSYVPKIGKGDVKNKFEAMQKAREERSRARNQDEQAKRKEQYIKEREYNRRKQEIKELLASSDEEDVKPAKLEKSYVPKITGSVKGKFAEMEKQRQEVERKRTEEERKKRVAQETLEKAKIQKELAKKAEEEGDDTILVRVVPAKPFKPPGKIKMNFEDMEKSREEEEKKKAEEEKKKRYDENRRSFREVKRRSMAPQEEDAQPREREQVCPGKLKMTFEELEKERQEQQKRQAEEVAKRRLLEEKKAFEEAKSQMGDDDEESMQDDHGDKEEIRPGKLRLSFEELERQRVEEERKRAEKEAKRRMEEERRAFAEARKSMILDEDDDVLLAMINAEGAKPGKLGISFEELERQRREEEQKRKEEEAKRRLEEEKKLFAEARKNMSPGGDQERSMTSYGDGEAQDDDDGGLMKTTSQEALHPGRLEINFEEMLKMKEEAERKRKEEERRKKMEMEKLEFEQLRQEMEEDVVNESTDTVSAEYAELTKLKRTGSIQAKNLKSKFEKIKQLTDEEIQKKIEEERARRKAVDLEIKEREAERFQEDEEENRHDAAKEMDAPFKQKVDMRARFEQMAKAREEEERRRIEEQKLQRMQFEQQEIDAALQKTKDDEDEEEGSIINGSAAYDDEEDHARSGAPWFKKPLKNQSVVDAEPVRFTVKITGEPKPEVTWWFEGEQLPDSEDYQYIERGETYCLYLPETFPEDEGEYMCKAVNSRGTAASTCILTVETEDY
- the nexn gene encoding nexilin isoform X1, giving the protein MAEVASMTNLETMETVDNMNDTEEVHTEEEEVHTEEDEVHTEEEEVEEKIKEEVQSSTDNTTTVDEAKEDKSAMEEEKPDTVKSEDVEAVQDVKIDAESVSEDANMKDVQSSADIEKVNNEASMNGDAKEPETPTMNGVESMDEDKQKTDSHTDAATETKRTRSRKGAREGRAPRDASMTDIKNIADIVCEEDDDVNEVQLKQEKLFKAGKPVQRSYVPKIGKGDVKNKFEAMQKAREERSRARNQDEQAKRKEQYIKEREYNRRKQEIKELLASSDEEDVKPAKLEKSYVPKITGSVKGKFAEMEKQRQEVERKRTEEERKKRVAQETLEKAKIQKELAKKAEETHSTLQEGDDTILVRVVPAKPFKPPGKIKMNFEDMEKSREEEEKKKAEEEKKKRYDENRRSFREVKRRSMAPQEEDAQPREREQVCPGKLKMTFEELEKERQEQQKRQAEEVAKRRLLEEKKAFEEAKSQMGDDDEESMQDDHGDKEEIRPGKLRLSFEELERQRVEEERKRAEKEAKRRMEEERRAFAEARKSMILDEDDDVLLAMINAEGAKPGKLGISFEELERQRREEEQKRKEEEAKRRLEEEKKLFAEARKNMSPGGDQERSMTSYGDGEAQDDDDGGLMKTTSQEALHPGRLEINFEEMLKMKEEAERKRKEEERRKKMEMEKLEFEQLRQEMEEDVVNESTDTVSAEYAELTKLKRTGSIQAKNLKSKFEKIKQLTDEEIQKKIEEERARRKAVDLEIKEREAERFQEDEEENRHDAAKEMDAPFKQKVDMRARFEQMAKAREEEERRRIEEQKLQRMQFEQQEIDAALQKTKDDEDEEEGSIINGSAAYDDEEDHARSGAPWFKKPLKNQSVVDAEPVRFTVKITGEPKPEVTWWFEGEQLPDSEDYQYIERGETYCLYLPETFPEDEGEYMCKAVNSRGTAASTCILTVETEDY